The DNA segment GCCCGGTCATATTGACTGTCTTTGAGCAACCAGTAGCCCGCATCACCATGCAAAACAGCATGAGCGTAAACCTCGCCAGAATCGACCCCAAGTTTCTCATACGCCTTCATCAACTTGTTAACATAATACAAACCTGCACCCACCCCCTGCTTCCTGTCATCTGTTTTGATCTGATAAACCATTCGTATATCATCGTGAATGCCAAGGCCGATCGGTTCATCAGGATCGCCCGGCCTTGAAGCAAATCCAGCCATATAGACGGCAATTATGATGACTGCAGCTAGTAATACTACTACTGTCCGTTTCATAGTTTCTCCTCTGAAAGAGCCCCAAAGCAGTACAATGATAAAAAATAACAGTATTTTTGATATAAGCGAAATGCGTATTTGGTATTAGCAAAATCCTGAAATCCCATTCAATAAAAAAGACGGAGCTTTGTAGAAGCCCCGTCATTAAACCAATCGTTGATTGTTGCATCAAATAAGCTAGCGACTGTAAGTGCCCCCTTCACGAACATCGCCTTCTTCCTCAAGTTCCATTTCCTGTTCAGACTGCATATCGATCGTTTCCTGCTGCATCATCTGGTCAGTGTCAGTCTGACCTTCAATCTGCCACTGGGGCTGACCTTGCTCGTCACGAAGCTGAAGAGTCTGACCATCCTTCTTGATCTCACTTGCCATGATAACGGTCTTACCGTCAACCTTGGTCTTACTTCCGGTTATGGTCACTTCGTCACCGGAACCAAATGAAACATTCTTCTTTTGACAGTGGCTCTTTGGACCGCAATAAACAGTGACAGATTCGCCCTGGTCTGTTTCTACCTTAAGTCTCAAACCGGGCTCAGCCTTCCTGTCAGGCATAAAGGTACCAACACTCTTTACTGTTCCCTTTATGGTCTTGACCTCGTCTGCCTTGTAGCTCTTGTTGTACTCGCTGCCTTCTTTCCATGCGGCCGTCTTCTCATCTT comes from the Anaerohalosphaera lusitana genome and includes:
- a CDS encoding DsrE family protein, with the protein product MKRTVVVLLAAVIIIAVYMAGFASRPGDPDEPIGLGIHDDIRMVYQIKTDDRKQGVGAGLYYVNKLMKAYEKLGVDSGEVYAHAVLHGDAGYWLLKDSQYDRADETRSENPNKSVVKQLLNRGVSVELCASTMRNNGWTQQDVLEGIKIVAGAYPRIIDLQLRGHAYIRF